A segment of the Luteolibacter arcticus genome:
CCTTCCGAGCGGTCCTCGATGGTGCCATCGGCGAGCAGCACGAAGCGCCGGCCACCGGCGGTGGAGGGCTCGTAGGCCAGCACTTCGCGGCCACCGCCGGGACGGATACCCGGCATCAGGCAATAGAGACCGCCGCCTGCGAACTTCCATCGCTCCGGCTCGATGCCATCGGTTAGAGGGCCGGGTGGTGGCTGGCCATCGTGCGCTTTTGCATACGCCCAGATCGCGTCCTGGAGTTCACGCAGCTTGGCGCGGCGCTCGTCCTTGGAGAGTTCGGCAGGGCCGCCTTCGCGGTTGCGATAACCCATGCCCTGCTTTTCCCATGCACCCGGCGTGAGCAATTCACGTGCGCCGGAGATCATGGTCAGCACCACGTAAAACATCAGGCCGGTGAGAAAGACCAGACCGAGCGCGCGGCGGTAGTCGAGCCGTGGCAAGGCGGTGAAGGTTTTGCCCAGGTGGTTCCACAGGCCCTTCACGGCCCACGCGATGAGGAAGTAGGAGACGAGAAAGAACGAGAGCGCGTCGAGCCGGGCGCGGGCGACATCGGTGAGCGTGATGACGGTCATGCCGGCCTGCGCGTGAGTGGCGATGGAAAGCCACAGGCAAGAAACGAGCAGGAGTTTGCGGGGCATTAGGGAAGATATTGCGAAACGGTGGCGCTGACGCAAGGATTGCGGCCACGGGGAGAGTGGAATTCATTCCGTCGGAGAGCGGGACTTCTCCATTGGAAGAGAAGTGCGCGGCTGTCGCTTTTAGTCGGCTCGCTGGTACTCGGGCGGAATGAATTCCGCGGTCCCAGTCAACGTTTCGCGCGGAACTTGAGCAGCGGCTTTTGCTCCGCGGGCAATGGTGTGCCGGCACCCAGGGTCAGCTCGAAGAGATCCGCGACCGCGGCGGCTTCGGCGAGGCGGCGGTGGCCGGGAGATTGGGAGTCTTCCGCGGGCGTGCCCCATTGCTTCATCGCGGCCTGCACTTCGGGGTCCTTTTGATGAAGGCGCATCACCCGCACGGCGGCATCCCGCACCAGGTCTTCCGAGGCACCGCCATCGGCGGTGAGAGCGGTCTGATAGGAATCGATGGCCTCATGGGGCCGGCCCTGCGATTCGTGGGCGAGGCCCAGGCACCATGCCACTTGCGTGCGCTGGCCGCCGGGCAGCTTCTCCTTGAGCCGGGCGGTGGCGAGTTCCTGCAGGCGTGGCCAGTCCTTGAGGCGGACGGCGTCCCACAGCAGGTAGAGGTCAAGCTGGCGAAGCTGGTAGCGACGGGTGAGGCCGGTCTTGTCGAATGCTTCGAGCGCCTTGGCTAGGCCCGCCAGATCGCCACTCTTGCGCAGGCATTCCATCTCGAAATAGCCGGCAGCCGTCGCGGGGTTGTCGGGCAGCGAGCGCAGCGCGTGGTAGGCGGTCTTGATGGCGGCGAACTTCGCCTTCGCCGCGGCATACTGGCGGGCTTGGAAAAGATCGAGCGCCTCGCTCAGCGAGGCCGGCTCGAGCAGATAGATGGATGCGATGCCCGAGACGGCGGCTTCCGTGGAATCGCCGCCTTGCTCTTGCTTCTGATAGCGGATGTTGCCCTTGGTCGCGGCGGTGATCCAGACGCGCTCGCTGCCGCCCGCGGCGTCGATGAGGAAGGCTTCCGCCGGCTGCTGCGCGGAAGCGGCCGCCGTGAAGAGCATCAGGGGAAGAACAAACCGCTTCATGGCTTCTCCTCCTTGGTGGGTGCGGGAGTGGCGGCACTGAGCGAGCCGGCGCGTGCCTCGACTTCCTGCCATGCGGCCTTCTCGGCCTCGGTCAGATTGGCGAAGGCGGGCTTGGTGCGGACCAGGTAGTTCATGGCCGGCTCGCGCAGAGCGTCGGAAGGCTTGCCTTGTTTGGCGGAGAGTTCGAGCCATGCGAGCAGGGCCGGGGCGGAGACGCGGATGGTGTCCTGCCACTTGGTCCAAACGTCGCGATAGGCGGCGAGTGCTTCGTTCGGTTTGCCGAGTGCTTCGTACGACTTTCCTAGTAGCAAGCCGGCCTCGGGCGCGAGGCGTGCTCCTTCCACCGCCAGGTACTGGCGGGTGGTCTCGGCGGCTTGGCTGGCGTCACCGGCGGCGAACTGGGTTTCGGCGATGCGAAAGCGGGCGAGATCCTTCACCGCTTCATCGGTCGCATTGTTGGCGATGCCCTTGAAATCCTCGATGGCGCGGGCCTTTTCCTCCGGGCTGCCAGAGGCGAGCACGGCGGCCCGGCCAAAGCGGGCGGCGACATGCAGCGAGGCATCCGGACGTGCGAGCGCTTCCTCGTAGTAAGGCAGCGCCTGGCGTGGGGCGGAGGTCTTCGTGCGCAGGTAGTCACCGAGCCGGACGAGAGTCGAGGGCGTGAAGTCGGCCGGGGCGAAGCCGCTCTTGAGTTCCTGATAGAGCGCCTTCACGCGGGCTGCGCCCGGTTCGTCGGTCTGCTTCTCCGCCTCGCCAATCAGCGCGATCTTGAGGCGTGCGATGGCGGCCTTGTTCGCGGGATCGAAGCCGGGAAAAGCAGTGAAGTGCTGCTGTAGTTCATCGAGCCCGTGCTTGGCCGCGTAGGCCGCGGCGTAGCGATCGATCGCGTCCTGCAGGCCGGGTGCCTCGGCGAGAGAAATGCATTCGCGCAGGCGGGTGAGTGCTTCCTCGCCGCGTTTGGCGGCGTCCAATGCCTCGAGCTGTGCCACCGCCATGCGCAGTTTCAACGGTGAGCCGGCGTGGACTTTCCAAAAGCGATCGGCGTACGCAACCGCCTCCGGCTTGGCACCGAGCAGCGTGACGAGCTGATAGAGGGATTCGGCGGACACCTCGGCATGGTCGCGGCGCTCCGCGGCATCGAGCGCCTTCTTGAAGGTGGCGATCGCTTCCTCGGCCTTGCCATCGCCTTGCAGGATGCGGCCCTTCAAAACGAGGGCGGCATCGAGAGCCTCGGTTTCGGGGAATTCCTTCTCCAGGCGGACTAGCTTTTCCATGGCCTCTGCGGGCTGGTCCTGCGCGAGGTGGCAGGTCGCGCGATCGTAGAGCGCGAAGGGCAAGTAGGGGCCGGGGTCCACGGCGAGGAATTGGTCGAGCGCCTCCGCCGCCTCCGGCCATTGGCGCAGGCGGGCGCGGTCGGACGCTTGGAAATAGCGGGCCGCCTGATGCTGCGGGCTCTTCGGATACTTCTCGACGTGCTTGTCGAGCAGCGGCCGGGCCCGGTCGTGCTGGCCGAGGTGGTAGTGGCTGGCGGCGAGGACGTAGAGGGCCTGGTCGTGCTCGGCGGAGCCCTCGGCAAGCTTCGGCAGCAGATCGGCCGAGATGCGCACCGCAGACTCGTAGTCGCCGGCTTGGAACAGCGACGAAAGCAGCAGGCGGCGCACCGCGGGCAGATGCTTCGAGTTCGGGAAGTCCTTCAGGAAGCGCTCGCCGTATTCGCCGGCGGGCTCGCCGAGGATGGCGGTGGTGCGGACGAGTTGAAAGAGGTGGTCCTCACGCTTGGCGGCCTTCGGGAAGTACTGCTCGAGCTGGCGGTAGGCGGCGAGAGCCCCGCGGAGATTGCCGCGCTTCTCGTGGACCACCGCGATCAGGCCGAGCTGGATGACCTCGAAGGGCTCGCCTGCGGTCCGCTGTTTCTCAAGCGCATCGATCGAGGCCTGGAGCTTGGCCTTGCTGACGGTGCGGGTAAGCTCCTTGACCTCGCCGCGGTTGCCCAGCCGGGCGAGCCGCGATTTCAGATCGGCGGTCATCACGTCGCCGGGCGGGACGAGCTGGCAAAGCACCAGCGCGGCGCCATCCATCCCGGCCGCCAGGGCGTCGGTGGCAAATTTCAGGAACAGGCCGGCA
Coding sequences within it:
- a CDS encoding tetratricopeptide repeat protein is translated as MAIISILPVSRNAVALLLATAPLLPAQEPPAPAPVAAAAEVTDLTTKALAEMEAGRWEEALKLLAECVEKHDAKALDLYGRSFGVTWYRKGICELRLKRWDDAAQSFETCYRKYPNPSTNGNVNAGNLYHKRALLRWGEAAQGAGKYEEAIRLFAKFMEERDKARDDEFDPGSYYLNLAICHFRLGQIPEGIEPLETAIQNKPRFRAPDSGIIAAFQAFVEAAIAKREEKALLSFLERNRSGIVLEPFEMEPYAGLFLKFATDALAAGMDGAALVLCQLVPPGDVMTADLKSRLARLGNRGEVKELTRTVSKAKLQASIDALEKQRTAGEPFEVIQLGLIAVVHEKRGNLRGALAAYRQLEQYFPKAAKREDHLFQLVRTTAILGEPAGEYGERFLKDFPNSKHLPAVRRLLLSSLFQAGDYESAVRISADLLPKLAEGSAEHDQALYVLAASHYHLGQHDRARPLLDKHVEKYPKSPQHQAARYFQASDRARLRQWPEAAEALDQFLAVDPGPYLPFALYDRATCHLAQDQPAEAMEKLVRLEKEFPETEALDAALVLKGRILQGDGKAEEAIATFKKALDAAERRDHAEVSAESLYQLVTLLGAKPEAVAYADRFWKVHAGSPLKLRMAVAQLEALDAAKRGEEALTRLRECISLAEAPGLQDAIDRYAAAYAAKHGLDELQQHFTAFPGFDPANKAAIARLKIALIGEAEKQTDEPGAARVKALYQELKSGFAPADFTPSTLVRLGDYLRTKTSAPRQALPYYEEALARPDASLHVAARFGRAAVLASGSPEEKARAIEDFKGIANNATDEAVKDLARFRIAETQFAAGDASQAAETTRQYLAVEGARLAPEAGLLLGKSYEALGKPNEALAAYRDVWTKWQDTIRVSAPALLAWLELSAKQGKPSDALREPAMNYLVRTKPAFANLTEAEKAAWQEVEARAGSLSAATPAPTKEEKP